One Paraburkholderia kururiensis DNA window includes the following coding sequences:
- a CDS encoding Crp/Fnr family transcriptional regulator — MLTLQSDLHGNHLLGALPSHEWQALAPHLELVHLRTEQLLCDSGQRIHHVYFPTTAIISMLSTMEDGSSVEIAAVGREGMTGVPVLTGGETMPNRVQVQCSGFAYRMSAQALRQQFARSDFLRRLMLLYMHALLTQVAQTAACNRHHSLSKQLCRWLLIEVDRVASDELTVTQQLIADMLGVRREGITEAAGRLHDQGLIHHSRGHIKVLDRKGLEARACECYGLVKREFDRLLPRLHEARHAETVG; from the coding sequence ATGTTGACCCTTCAATCCGACCTGCACGGTAACCATCTGCTAGGCGCACTGCCGTCACACGAATGGCAGGCACTGGCACCGCATCTCGAACTGGTTCATCTGCGCACCGAACAACTGCTGTGCGATTCCGGCCAGCGCATTCACCACGTGTATTTCCCCACCACGGCCATCATCTCGATGCTCTCGACGATGGAAGACGGCAGCTCCGTGGAGATTGCCGCGGTGGGACGCGAAGGCATGACGGGCGTGCCCGTGCTCACGGGCGGCGAAACGATGCCGAACCGCGTGCAGGTGCAATGCTCGGGCTTCGCCTATCGCATGAGCGCACAGGCGCTGCGCCAGCAGTTCGCGCGCTCGGATTTCCTGCGCCGCCTGATGCTGCTCTACATGCACGCGCTTCTCACGCAGGTCGCACAGACCGCCGCCTGCAATCGCCATCACTCGCTCAGCAAGCAGCTGTGCCGCTGGCTTCTGATCGAAGTGGACCGTGTGGCCTCCGACGAACTCACCGTCACGCAACAGCTCATCGCCGACATGCTCGGCGTGCGCCGCGAAGGCATTACCGAAGCGGCGGGCCGGCTGCATGACCAGGGGCTGATCCACCACAGCCGCGGCCACATCAAGGTGCTGGACCGCAAGGGCCTCGAAGCGCGCGCCTGCGAATGCTACGGGCTCGTGAAGCGCGAGTTCGACCGTCTGCTGCCGCGCCTGCACGAAGCCCGCCACGCAGAAACCGTCGGTTGA